Below is a genomic region from Spirosoma radiotolerans.
GGCAGATGATCAACATAGGAAAGGGCCAGTTGGTAATGGTGCTTGGCCTGATCTAAAGCCCCTAAGTCTTCGTACCCTTTGCCTATATTTAAATATAAGGAGGGATAACTAGCGTTCAGGCTACCATCTTGAATTTGGAGAGCCCAGTGTAAAGCGATCAGATCCCACTCTAGTTTTTGAGTTGCTGAGTCTTGATGGCGTGCCAAATAATGAGCTGCTGTAAACTTTTCAAGCTCGGTAGTGGCCAAGCCCCACGCCTGTGCGAAAAGATTTTTTGCCTGATCTGGACTTTCAGCTTCCATCTCCATTCCTCTGACGCAAAGTTGGATAATGGGGTTAGTAGAGTCAAATTGCATATACAGGGAGACTAATCTACGCAAATAAAGGATTTTACGAAAAGGCTCCTGCTTGAGACGAATGAGTTTCATGCAGAAGGTAGTACTACTACCTGTCTAACTCAACTCGTGGCATACATCTTTCGATTCACTGAAGTATTTGTAACGTGAAATCGCGCCTTCTGGTAAAGGTAAAATTACCTGACTTTGTAGTCGCAAAGGAAACGCCTGATGAAACCAGTTGCCTGACCTCAACATCTGCTCCTACGAGATGTGCCTGACCACATCAATGATAGTGAAATCCTTTCCTGGCTCTACTTCAGAGAGGTCAACCGGCAGCATATCAATGCCATTAAGGCCTTGACTGACTTTACTGATACATCATTTCGGACTGGCTTAATGTGAGCGTCAAAACCTTCCGCGAATATAAAAAGCCACCAACGACCTTTAAGGAAAACGTCAAAGAACAGGTGCTCCTCCTGTTAGCCCTGGTTCCTTCGGCGATCATTATCTACGAACACAATTACATCATCAACACTGAACATTCAGACTTTAGTCAGCATGTTCAGTTGGTAAGAACTGAGGACTACTTTTAGGATTCCAGGCTTCTATAAGCGCTATGAAGGTAAAGGGAAGCGTATGTTGGAACCCTGTATAGAGAGCCCAGGCAAGGTTCAGAGGCCTGCTTCATAAAAGGGGCGATTAATTAGATGGTTTATTTCAATCCCTACTGAATATGAATCGTAGCATACGGTCAACTTTCTGCTAATGATATACCGCCACTCAAATTAAACAATCAGAGCGTGTGTTAATTTACACGGTTTTGGAGACTTTAACGTTCAAGGAGTAAACCCTTGGCCAACTTGGCTATTATCGTGCTGCCCAATACTGTCTCTTAATGGGTCTCCCTCCGACTGCATGGGCACAACTTCAAAAGCCTTAAGGAAAACAAATCTGTTTCTTCACTCAGCACATACTGACTTGCATGATCATTTTGTCATGGTATTTGCGAATCAATGGCCTTGTCGCTTCTTGCCTGGTTTCTTTATCGACCTGTTGGGGTCAGTATTATTCACCAGATTCTCTCTTAAATCAGTACAAAACTCACCCCGCTTACTATTATCTTAAACCGGCCGTTGGATTACACTGGTCCAGTATGACCAGACAGGGAGACAACGGTTTTACGAATGCTGATGCCTTCGATTTACGGAATTCACGGTATGGCCTGCTTGTTGGTTATCATATCGGACGAGTGACTGTCGAAAGTGGAGCCACTACTCTCCCAGTTTATACCGGGTATCGATTTGTGGTTGATCCAGGTTTCGTTGTGGGTAGTGCCACAAAAGTTACTTACTGGCAGTTCTCGTTAAACATCCAGTATACCATTTGGCGCCCGGCCAAACAATTAGACTTGAATGCCCTGGCAGGCTTAGCTGTCAACACAGAATTAGGGGAAAGCCTCTTATCTCCCACTTACCAAACTATAGCCACCAAGACGAATCCAGATGGTAGTCAGACGACTACTCGCTCCACTATTACCACTCTGTATAGAAAAAATTTTCTTTCCTCAAGCTTGGGCGTTAGCCTTACCTACCAGCTAGCAAGCCTATTCGATATAAATGTGCAGGTGAATCGCCTATTCAGTAGTAAGAATATTGTGAATCGATCGGCCCAACTTCAGCAGAGTGGGAATTCCTCTTCATACAATGTTACGACAAAAGCTGGAGCTGGTGGGCTAAGCGCGTTATTGAGTGTAACCTATCGATTTAAGACAACAAACTGACCGATCTATACGAATCAGAAATAATAGCACCTGCTTAATCCAATTAATTACCTTTCATAATCTCTATTGACCTCCAGGCCTGTTTGTATTGTAGCTACAGAAAGCTTCCTATTGCTTTAGGCCCAGTTAATCTTGATTATACGTTTGGCCATGCAGCATAACTCCTCAATTGATTCAATAACAGCAGCCCAAGCCCATATGAGAAGCGAGTACCGAAATGGCGCGACTGGTGTACTCGTCTCGGGAATCGTATGGCTCACAACAGCCGGTGTCCTCTACAACTTTTCAACCAAACAGGCGATCTGGACACTTTTAGTCGGTGGTGCCCTGATTCATCCTATAAGCACGCTGATCAATAAAAGGATGGGTCTGCAAGCGGCTACCAACAACGACAACCCGTTGACTGGCCTGGCTATGGAAGGAACCGTTTTTATGTTGATGACGATTCCTATCGCGTATGGGCTCGCTCTACTACGGGCAGAATGGTTTTTTCAAGGCATGTTACTGATCATCGGCGGCCGCTATTTAACGTTTCGCACGCTCTATGGCAACAAACTATTCTGGTTATTAGGCGGTCTGTTAGGTGTATCGGCTTATGGTTTATTTGCCTCCAACATGCACTCGTTAGTCACTACGCTGACAGGCGGCTTCATTGAAGTATGCATGGGCCTTCTTCTTTTTGGTGATTTCCCTTTAAGGAAAACCGTGAGGCCGGCAAAGTCCTGAGTTCGGCGCCACAG
It encodes:
- a CDS encoding rRNA adenine methyltransferase, whose amino-acid sequence is MKLIRLKQEPFRKILYLRRLVSLYMQFDSTNPIIQLCVRGMEMEAESPDQAKNLFAQAWGLATTELEKFTAAHYLARHQDSATQKLEWDLIALHWALQIQDGSLNASYPSLYLNIGKGYEDLGALDQAKHHYQLALSYVDHLPAEGYGKMIKQGIESGLQRVIP
- a CDS encoding DUF7010 family protein: MRSEYRNGATGVLVSGIVWLTTAGVLYNFSTKQAIWTLLVGGALIHPISTLINKRMGLQAATNNDNPLTGLAMEGTVFMLMTIPIAYGLALLRAEWFFQGMLLIIGGRYLTFRTLYGNKLFWLLGGLLGVSAYGLFASNMHSLVTTLTGGFIEVCMGLLLFGDFPLRKTVRPAKS